DNA from Candidatus Hydrogenedentota bacterium:
ACGGCGACCTGGATGTTCTGGTGAACAGCCCCTCCGTCACGCTGCTTCGGAACCTGGGGGCTGCGGAAGGCGGCGTGCTGCTGCGGGACGAAGGGCCCCTGACGCCGCATGTGCTTGCGGGACACGACACGTCTCCGGGCCTGCTGGACCTGGAGGGAGACGGCCTGCCGGGGCTGGTCATCGGCGCCGAGGACGGCTACCTGTACCACTACCCCCGGACGCCCGACGGGTCCTGACGGGTTGCATCCGCCGCGCCGATGGGATAGCATAGCGGCATTCCGATCGGAGGAATTCCTTGAAAATTACCCCCTACGAGCTGACCCCCTTTGCCATGAACTGCTATGTCCTCGAGGACGGCGGCGAGGCGGTGGTGGTGGACCCGGGCGAGGCGTCGCCGGAGCTCCTGCGCGACCTGGCGGCCCTGTCCGTCAAGATGGTCATCAACACCCACTGCCACTGCGACCATGCGGGCGGGAATGCCGGGGTCATGGCCGCCACGGGCGCGCCGCTGGCCTGCCATGCGGCCGACATCCCGCTGCTGGAGGCCATCGAGCAGCAGGGCCGGATGTTCGGCGTGCACTTCCCGCCCTCCCCGCCGCCGGATGTGCTGCTGGAGGCGGGGCAGACCGTGACTTTTGGCGGCCAGCGTCTGGAGATTCGCCACGCCCCGGGGCACTCTCCCGGCCATGTGGTGCTCGTCGGGGACGGCTTTGTTCTCGCGGGAGACGTGCTTTTCGCCGGGTCCATCGGCCGGACCGATCTTCCCGGGGGCAGTTATGCCCAGCTCATTCATTCCATCAAGACGGAGCTCATGACCCTGCCGGATGAGACGGTCGTCCATTCGGGGCACGGTCCCGACACCACCATCGGCGTCGAGCGCCGCACCAACCCCTTCCTGGTGAACCCATGAGCGCTTTTCTCGCGTCTTTCCTGCTCCTGGCCTCGGCGGCGGTGGACCTGTCCATCGCCCCGGACCAGCCGCTGCCGTTCGTGTATGTGGACGACCCGCTGATTATCGAGCTTGTGTCCCCCGTGGACGCCGTCACCCGCATGAAGCTCCGCCTCACGGGAACGCATCTGCCCCAAGAGGACGATGTGACCCTGGGCG
Protein-coding regions in this window:
- a CDS encoding MBL fold metallo-hydrolase, with protein sequence MNCYVLEDGGEAVVVDPGEASPELLRDLAALSVKMVINTHCHCDHAGGNAGVMAATGAPLACHAADIPLLEAIEQQGRMFGVHFPPSPPPDVLLEAGQTVTFGGQRLEIRHAPGHSPGHVVLVGDGFVLAGDVLFAGSIGRTDLPGGSYAQLIHSIKTELMTLPDETVVHSGHGPDTTIGVERRTNPFLVNP